The Dioscorea cayenensis subsp. rotundata cultivar TDr96_F1 chromosome 11, TDr96_F1_v2_PseudoChromosome.rev07_lg8_w22 25.fasta, whole genome shotgun sequence genomic interval atcaactaattatatttcaataattttacaGATATGGAGGTAGAGAAAGGACTAGGCTAAAAGGTGGAAGAAATGGAGGCCGCACTTCTCATGCACATCCAAACATGTTAAAGGATCAAGTAATGATGACATTGAAGCATTTTCAAATGCCAATATTTCAAATGTTGAGAAAACAGTGAATTGAATTAGATCTCAAGAACctaattaatcataatattgTAGCTATTAATGATACTCAAGCAAACCATGATAGCACACAAGATGCTTCAACCATTGATGGGAGGTTGCGTATCACAGTTGTGAATGGATTGTAAGTATTCAAAACTtgacaattatatattttttttattatgtacaCTAtctattatttgtgttttacttAAACTATAATAGGTTAGAACCATTTAGCACATGTGCATGGATAATCACAAAAAAGTTTAAGTAGACGGTGGACTTTGAAGGATACACATGGAAGACTGTGTCATAATCTAtaagagatttttattttgaagaatttagGGTATCATTAATtatcatttctaatttatttatccatttgttttatttttactctttttgaacattgaaatatttttatcttatgcAAATGCACTTCATTTGGGATTCCTCATTAGAGGTACAAGTAAAAGAAGCATGAGTTTTGAAAGCCTCACAATGATATAGCGATTTTTTAAGGGATATAAGGGATGCAACAAAGAAGCCAAAATATCTAATTAAGGAGGATTACAAACATTGGAAGGTTATCTGGGATAAGCctgaatttaaaaagaaacaagaaataaattctaaaaatcaaCGTAGTGTTGCTTGGCCATCTTGTCATACATGAGGATCAATATCTCAAGTTGAGCATGGGAAGAAGCttgtaagtataaatataagattttaaatgtattgagttggttttctcctttttatttgcttttgcaAATTTATTACATGTTGCCAaagaattttaatatttgttattgATATAGGAATCTAAATTGGAAAAAGACACTCCATATGAGCTTGTCTTGCATactaatactaaaaaaatatgatcgAGAAACTTTTATAAATCTCAagtaaaaaacaatcaatgtaaGTATTTCTAATACTTGTGACATTTTaatgtgttttcatttttttttttataaatctacATTATTAACATTTGTCTTCAATGTAGGATAAGATGTTGACTTTGAATTAGCCCTGAAGACAAATTGTTAATAATGTAGATTAATAAAAACTCAGAACCTATTCCAAGATAAATGTTAATACTCCAGTAGATGAATTAGCCTTCTATATTGAAGCTATTGGCAGTTGgtttagagaaaaaaagaagagtatATGGTCTTGGATCTCAAGCATCATCCTATTACGGATGTTTCAATTTAGATGTCAATATCTCTACTGCAACATCTCctattgtataaaataatggaGATATACAAAATGAGTTAGCATCTGCGCGTAATCATCTACAACTTTAAGAAGAGTGGCATCAACAAGAGCTTCGAGAAATGCAAcatgatgcagcggtatactcgagACCGTTGATTCACCTTCGAATGCCCGGTAACAAGTTGTCCAAACCCTGTTGATAAAAGATATCCAGGaattgggaagagtaaaatcttattactcaagaaaatgattatcacaaaactgatttcctcttgcccataggcttacattaaatatgcgaaaatagcactaagaaaggagataatttgaaaatttaccaaaaatagtaaattctcaaatatcagcaagaaataagagatctatcaaaataaagacaattGCCACAAACAGCTCACAAATTagagatttctatcctaagatataacgaaatcaattattactaaaaatagcaaaattaggggtttcgaggcctaaacgatggaatttggccaaatttatattagcaagggattaccgAAGGAATAatctcatttttaaattttattacaaaatgATCACCGAAGAAATAATCCCTAAGTATATTTAGTAAGGGATTATCTAGGGAAATATTCATTGTTGCTccatccaaatactaatgaattACCCAGGGGAAAATCCTTAGGAATATTACACAGAGATTACCCAGgaatttaacattttaatttttgaaaatttagccATGACTTACCTAGGAAAAATCGCTTACTACAATTACCCAGAGATTGCTtaggaaatatttttttagcaaatttcTTGTCTAATAAGAATTGATTAACATAAATTACccagaaaatttattatttacccaCGTAATAATCCATTACTATTTAGCTAGGGATTATAAAATCCCTAGGAAAATTTTTACCCACGAGGCTTTTACCCTGGAATGGCAATCCTTGGGAAAGACCTCGCTAAATGgtattacccagggattttagCATTTAACTAGGGAATTTTCCCACGCTAATAATTACtgattttcttgtagtgattgaAGAGCCACTACTTATGGAGAATGCTAAACGAATTGGTTGAAGGCTATCTTTGATTGGAAGTAAATTAGGTGAAGGGCAATATATTAATTGGTTGATTGAGTAttatattaattgaaggtgattGGAAGCTTGTTTGTGATGATTGAAGGGTCAACAAATTAGGGTGTTTGATTTTAAACCATATTTGGTTCATGGTGATGTGTTTGGTGAGTACAGATGTTTTGTTGTTTGCCGAGATTGTTGGGAGATTTAGCCATGTTTGACTTGAACTTAATTAGGAGGGTTGATGGTGCCACAAAGTCAAGTTGCAACCTGAAATTGTGACTCAACCATTTTAGCAAGTATTTGGGCCAAGTcataactatattataatatgGTTATGACATTAGTTTTGGAGTTGGTAGAGTATTAATTAAGACAGAAGAGGAAAGTTGAAGAGGCAACTTGTGTGGAGGGCTATATAAGTCTCTTCTCAAGGGTTCATGATAGAGAAAAGTCAGAGAAAAGTGGTAAGAGTATTAGTCAATTTTAAGAGAAAGAGAGCTTTTTATCCATGGTGATCGAGTTCATTTCTTGAGGAAGGTAGGGACGGATCCAGGATTTTTCTTTGCTCTATGTGTATTttcatagtttaaaaatgatGCAAGATTTTTTCATTCTCAAtactacaaaatatttttttcttctatataAGTAATCAAATAGTCATTCATCCAAGAATCTTCCATTTGGTTGCGCAAGCAATTAAggattcattaattatttttattggctTGGTTTAGCAGCCTTAGTATTCtatgaatcaaaatttaatattatttttatgagcTACAAAATGAAATTAACAGTCTAGTTGAAGCCTAGGTTGATGTTTGAGAtccaatgaagatgaagaaatgagaattatattaaaaatttaaaatgatttcAAGCACGGCATCAAATACCAAATTGGAATTAAATAggatatgattttaaaataattttgatgcaaagattttaaaaagaagGAATTTGGATTGTAAATATGTACTTGGCTTGTAGCAGGCAACAACTCAATGATGAGGATTAAAGCTCATTGATTCCATGATTCGTGCTTCCGACTCCAAGCTTCAGAACGACAAatgaatgagaagaatgagataGGGTTATAAAATTGAGTCTCGATACATGGGAAAgtgaattagtttttttataatagataTTTTCACTTAAGCCCTTAGATAATTCTTTAATTGCttttatatagattatattttttggttttactagtaaaaaattgaaaaaataaaaaaattcaatattatcTAATGATTTTCTCAAAGTTGAGTGGGGGTAGTTGCCCCCACTGCCCCCACTCTAGATCTGTCCTTGGCGGAAGGTGTATTGCTAAAGTTGAAGATCCATAAGATGTTGGTTAAGGTGATGCTTCTAGGATAAGATCTCATTAGTTGATTATCGATATCTTAGGAGGGAGTGTTACAAATTTGTAATAAAAGTGtctattctttttaaatttattagacCATTATattcttgttttgcttctttttgttaGTGGATTAATTCTCAGAGATTGGCTCCATAGACATATTCTTGTGTTCCCTTTCTCTTACTTGtaacttaaaaaattgataattcatGCCGACAAACATAATTAACATGTGCATCTTGGCATTAATTACTTTCTATATGAATTATGtgcaaattatttaatttatcaaaactaataatttatttatagtaaattaaaatgataatcaGCTTTATATCTAACACAAACCTCCaatcaaatattgaaatataattataaaaataaaataatcatataataatgaaaaatttatcatGTATATTAGATTGAGGTTTGCATTTGatatatgattttaatagaGTATGATATCTACGTATAGCAATGTGAATGAGTAAAATGTTAGACATATAAATCTTGACTACACCTCCAATCTACATCATTTTTTCCTTGTTGAGTAGGATGTTCATAACAACGATATATCAGGGACCCTTGATATTGGTTGTTATATAACCCTTTAAACttcattttaaatgtttaaaataaataaacatttataagctttaaattaataaaatccacAAGACAGTGTCTAACATAAAATTTGTTTTGtcaacaaattaaaagcaaGTTAGAATCTGAGTTGACAGGAAAAGATCCACAACACAGTATATGATATAATTCATTTTGTCAACACATTGAAAAAAAGTCGAGCTCTGAATTGACAGGGAAACCGTTTTTTATAAGTTAGATTCTGAATCGACAAGAAAACCGTTTTTTGTAAATCAGGCTCCGAATCGACAGGAAAAGAACCACAACACAGTATCCGATATAATTCATTTTGTCAGCACATTGAATCGACAAGAAAACCGTTTTTTGTAAGTCAGGCAAATCGACAAGAAAACCGTTTTTTGTAAGTCAGGCAAATCGACAGGAAGTCAGGCTCCAAATCGACAAGAAAACCGTTTTTTATAAGTCAGACTCTGAATCGACAAGAAAACTGTTTTTTGTAAGTCGAGCTCCGAATCAACAGGAAAAAGATGTTTTTTTGGTTTCGATTAACATAAGAGGaaaatttttcctcttttctttactatatatataattttttttactatatatttatatataaaagaaaataaaaaggttgCATTTTACATTTAATTCATGTCAagaatttttaagaaaatcaaaataaatcataattgttTACTTGTAATTTAATTGAGACTGGAATAGTTAACTAACAAGAAAATCATCTAATTACATTAATAGCTTTTCTACCATGCTAatctactataaaaaaaaatttaaataaaaaaaatatcaagttatttataaaagaaaagagacgTCAGCACCCGGACTAACTTTACTCTTTTGGAGATGATTAGAAAGGATAATTCTAACAAAGgtttatatatagaaaaatattgtcATTCTAGAaatggtttttaatatatatatatatatatatatataaacacattagAGAGTCATTAAGAGTGTGCTCAGCTAGTGTATACCAgataatattcaaattaatctttgttttatttcatataCTCTTAATGAAAGAGTACACACTCATTCAATAAacctgtggtttatccacattttatccaaaaaaaaaaacaaaaaaaagtacacatatatattaatatacaaaGATATAACCTGTGTGTTGTGATAAAGATGAATATAgttcaaataaagaaaaaaaaaattgaataagtGGTATCTATTTAAGGTTCAAAACAAGGTTGACTTAACACTTGCGCACTATCATGCATGCCCGGACAAAAACACTTATCTTTCATAAAGGCACTTCGTCCTTTAGTTCCCATATCGTCACCCCTTCTTCCTTTAAAGTGAgaaacatatatagaaaccaAGAGAGATAGAGACTAGATATCTCAAGATCAACAAGAAAGACTGCTCCTCTTTTCTCTGTAAGTAGATAGATATCTcttctctcttatttctttcttcttcttcttcatttattgatcgtctcttctttcttttgccaCCTTTTTTAGATCATGATGAACAACAAAGATGATGACtgcaacaaaaataattcaCAGATGCCGATGTACTTCCGTTTGAAAATGAATTCAGGCAATACTATGGTCACCGTCGGCCACGAACTTGATGAGTTCTTAATGTATGATTATAAAATTCAACAGTGCTCCAGGACAAAGAACCATGACTGGATGTCTTGCCCTTTTGCTCACAAGGATGAAAAGGTTAAGCGTAGGGATCCTCGGAAGGTCCCCTACGCCGGTATCGCTTGCCCGGACTTCAAACTGCACAACGAATGCCCCCGGGGCCAGAATTGTAAGTATGCTCATGGTGTCTTTGAATTATGGCTTCATCCTTCCAGGTACCGCACTCGACTGTGCGGAGCTGGTGTGCTTTGCCTTCGCCGGATTTGC includes:
- the LOC120271511 gene encoding zinc finger CCCH domain-containing protein 10-like; the encoded protein is MPMYFRLKMNSGNTMVTVGHELDEFLMYDYKIQQCSRTKNHDWMSCPFAHKDEKVKRRDPRKVPYAGIACPDFKLHNECPRGQNCKYAHGVFELWLHPSRYRTRLCGAGVLCLRRICFFAHSETQLRPVVYNDECFLHHHPNNSFRGLDKNVPTASSSAPVMRPRIMADTPRETTRSATTTAASSTGLINALQNRDVASASMEEEELDLPDISWVIDLVG